The following are encoded in a window of Eschrichtius robustus isolate mEscRob2 chromosome 1, mEscRob2.pri, whole genome shotgun sequence genomic DNA:
- the LOC137769045 gene encoding beta-2-microglobulin-like: protein MAPFVTLVLLGLLSLSGLDAVPRPPKVQVYSRHPAENGKPNYLNCYVSGFHPPQIEIDLLKNGKKMEVEQSDLSFSKDWSFYLLVHTAFTPNAVDQYSCRVKHVTLSEPKIVKWDRDQ, encoded by the exons ATGGCTCCCTTCGTGACCTTGGTCCTGCTGGGGCTGCTCTCGCTGTCTGGCCTGGACGCCGTCCCGC GTCCTCCAAAGGTTCAGGTTTACTCACGACACCCCGCAGAGAATGGAAAACCAAATTACCTGAACTGCTATGTGTCTGGGTTCCATCCACCCCAGATTGAGATTGATTTGCTGAAGAATGGGAAGAAGATGGAAGTGGAGCAATCAGACCTGTCTTTCAGCAAGGACTGGTCTTTCTACCTTCTGGTCCACACTGCATTCACTCCCAACGCAGTGGATCAGTATAGCTGCCGCGTGAAACACGTTACTCTCAGCGAGCCCAAGATAGTTAAGTGGG aTCGAGACCAGTAA